From a single Nostoc edaphicum CCNP1411 genomic region:
- a CDS encoding acetate kinase, which yields MKILVLNAGSSSEKSCLYEIADKAFPTQALQPLWEGQINWTQDQSVAEIEVKTATGAKLQESISGDSRQADLTYMLNTLSHGATKVIDQLSEINVVGHRVVHGGQDYQDSVVITEDIKKAIAGLSNLAPAHNPVAVEGIEAIENILGNVTQIAVFDTGFHATLPDAAAIYPGPYQWVEQGIRRYGFHGISHQYCSQRAAQILGQDVPPERLITCHLGNGCSLAAIKNGRSIDTTMGFTPVEGLMMGSRSGSVDPGILIYLLRYGNYSIEKLDDILNKTSGLKGISGVSSDMREVREAIAQGNSRAQLAWDIYVHRLRSGIGAMLTSLGGLDALVFTAGVGEHSAEIRQAACEAFGFLGLKLDLEKNQQQPVDEDIATSDSAVRVLVIHTQEDWAIAQQCWQLLKKVRDM from the coding sequence ATGAAAATATTGGTGCTGAATGCCGGATCGAGCAGCGAAAAGAGTTGTCTGTATGAAATTGCAGATAAAGCTTTCCCCACCCAAGCACTTCAACCCCTTTGGGAAGGGCAAATCAACTGGACTCAAGATCAGAGTGTGGCAGAAATTGAGGTGAAAACTGCTACGGGTGCAAAGCTGCAAGAATCAATCTCTGGTGACTCCCGACAGGCAGACCTCACCTATATGCTCAATACACTTAGTCATGGTGCTACCAAGGTAATTGATCAGTTATCAGAAATCAATGTGGTGGGGCATCGGGTAGTACATGGTGGACAGGATTATCAAGATAGTGTGGTAATTACGGAGGATATTAAAAAGGCGATCGCTGGTTTGTCTAACCTTGCACCAGCACATAATCCAGTCGCGGTGGAAGGAATAGAAGCAATTGAAAACATCTTAGGAAATGTCACTCAAATAGCAGTGTTTGATACCGGATTTCATGCCACTCTACCCGATGCAGCCGCAATCTATCCCGGCCCATATCAGTGGGTAGAGCAAGGTATTCGTCGCTATGGGTTTCATGGTATCAGTCACCAATACTGTTCTCAACGTGCTGCCCAAATTCTTGGTCAAGATGTTCCACCTGAGCGGTTAATTACCTGCCATCTGGGCAACGGTTGTTCTTTAGCGGCGATTAAAAATGGTCGCAGTATTGATACCACTATGGGATTCACACCCGTAGAAGGATTAATGATGGGTAGTCGTTCTGGTTCAGTTGATCCGGGGATTTTAATTTACCTGTTACGGTACGGTAATTACTCCATCGAAAAATTGGATGATATCTTAAATAAAACCTCTGGGTTAAAGGGAATTTCGGGTGTCTCTAGCGATATGCGTGAAGTGAGAGAAGCGATCGCTCAAGGTAACTCCCGCGCTCAACTGGCTTGGGATATCTACGTACATCGCTTGCGTTCTGGTATCGGTGCAATGCTTACCAGTTTGGGCGGATTAGATGCTTTAGTGTTTACAGCCGGTGTGGGTGAACACTCTGCGGAAATTCGCCAAGCCGCCTGTGAAGCCTTTGGATTTTTGGGATTAAAACTTGACCTTGAGAAAAATCAACAGCAGCCTGTGGATGAAGATATTGCTACATCCGATTCAGCTGTACGGGTATTGGTTATTCATACTCAAGAGGATTGGGCGATCGCTCAACAGTGTTGGCAACTTTTGAAAAAAGTTCGTGATATGTAA